GCATGGTAAACTCGGTATACTGGAATGAAAAAGACATTGACCGCATTGCTATCTATTGTCAAAAAGATGTGATTACACTAGCACAGGTATTGTTACGTTTTCATTGTGAGTCCTTCATCAAACAAGAAAACATTTCTATAAAATATGTCCAGCAACAGAACTAATTATTCGTCTGGTGCTAAATGGGAGGATATAGTAGGCTATAGCCGTGCTGTGAAGATCGGCAATGTGATAGAAGTTACCGGTACGGTGGCTGTAGATGAACATAACCAACTCATTGGCGAAGGCGATGCTTACCTGCAAACTAAGTTTATTCTGCAAAAAATAGAGTCCGTATTGCTACAAGCAGGTGCTTCATTGAAAGATGTAGTGCGCACACGCATGTTTGTAACCGATATAGCGCAATGGGAAGCGTATGGTAAGGCCCATGGAGAAGTGTTTAAAGACATAAAGCCCTGTACGACCATGGTGGAAGTAAGCAGATTGATAGCTCCGGAATACTTAATTGAAATTGAGGCCACCGCTGTACTTTCTAATTCTTAATTATTTTTCATTTTGTCGACAATACAAATACAATCGAAACTACCGACAGTAGGCACAACGATATTTACCCTAATGAGTTCACTAGCGGTAAAGCACAATGCTATTAACCTGGGTCAAGGCTTTCCGGACTTTGCCATGAGTGAAGAATTAATAGCACTGGTTAATGAAGCCATGATTAGCGGTGCTAACCAATATGCTCACATGAATGGTTATTTACCACTCAGAGAAACGCTGGCAGAAAAAGTACAATCGCTGTATCATACCATCATTAATCCGGATACACAAATTACAGTAACGCCTGGAGGAACCTATGCCTTATACACCGCAATGACCACTGTATTGCAACCAGGGGATGAAGTGATTGTTTTTGAACCAGCGTATGATAGCTATATACCTGCTATTGAGCTGAATGGTGCAAAAGCTGTTACGATTGAACTAAATTTTCCGGATTATTCGATAGATTGGAATGTAGTGCGAAGTAAACTTACTGATCGCACACGCATGATTGTCATTAACTCTCCACACAATCCCACAGGTGCTGTTTTAAGTAAGCAGGATATTGATGAATTGCAAGCTATTACAAAAGATACTAACATACTTATCCTTAGTGATGAAGTGTATGAACACTTAATCTTTGATGGATTGACGCATGAAAGTATTTTGAAGTATCCAGCCTTGTTGGAAAGAAGCTTTGTATGCTTTTCGTTTGGAAAAGTATATCACTGTACAGGCTGGAAAATGGGATACTGTATTTCTGCGCCTCTGTTAATGCAGGAATTTAGAAAAGTACATCAGTTTAATTGTTTTAGCTGCGATACGCCTAAACAAGTAGCATTGGCCCATTTTCTAAAAAGAAAGAGAATTATTTGGAACTAGGTGCCTTGCTACAACAAAAACGTGACTACTTCCAAGATTTAATGCATCAAACCAAGTTGAAACCTTTACCCAGTCATGGTAGTTATTTTCAAACGTACTCCTATGCAGATGTGAGTAATGAAACAGAAAAGGTGTTTGCCATTCGTTTAACCGAACAATTTGGCGTAGCTACTATTCCTGTATCGGCTTTTTATCAACAGGAAGTAAACAACCAGGTGTTGCGCTTTTGCTTTGCTAAAAAAGAAGCCACATTAGAAGCAGCCGTTGAACGACTGGTAAAACTCTAATTATAAAGATTCCAAATACTTTTTACAAGAAAGCGCCTTATTAACAGGGCGCTTTCTTGTATTTCTAATCTCCTTTATTCATCAAAAAAAGCATAACCCAGTAGTTTATTTGGAAAACTTGAACCTAACTGGAAACCAATAAGACAACTGTACTCTGAAAATTGTATAAAATAAAAAGAAGCAAACTTCAACCCATCAAAATAACCAGTTTTACCAGGTTTGACTGTACACTCATTTAAATTTGGTTTTGTTCGGGACTTCTTCGGGACTTGTTCGAGACTTGTTCGAAACTTGTTCGAAACTTTCCGAAGAAGTCCCGAACAAGTCTCGAAGAAATACAAAAGATCAAATAACGGAGGGATCGAAGGCTTCGATATAAAATCAATAAAACTTTCTTATAAAGGATTTACATCTCCCGGGCTTCAGACATAAAAAAAGAACCTGCTATAAAAACAGGCTCTTTACTTTCTTCAGACTAATATGTGAATAACTCAGGTTAGGTCTTTAAATCAAACCAGCTTTTTCACTGATCTCCAACATGCGATCCAATGATTTTTTGGCTTGTATCCGCAAACTTTCCTCCATCAATACTTCAGGTTGCTCGTATTTCATGCATAAATACACCTTCTCGAGCGTATTTCTCTTCATGTGGGGACAATCATTACATGCACAGCTATTGTCCGGTGGAGCGGGTATAAATGTCTTTCCGGGGGCCTGCTTCACCATCTGGTGGATTATGCCCGCTTCGGTGGCCACAATGAACTCTTTTTCTTCACTTTTCTTCACATAGGCCAACAACTGAGTGGTAGACCCGATAAAATCAGCAATACGCAGTACCGGTTCTTCACATTCTGGGTGAGCGATCAACTTAGCCTGTGGATGGCGAACCTTTAAGCGTGTGATCTTTTCCAGGCTAAAGATCTCGTGTACCATACAGGCACCATTCCAAAGTAGCATATCTCTACCTGTGGTACGGTTTATCCAGCCGCCCAGGTTTTTATCCGGTGCAAAGATGATCTTTTGATCCTTGGGGAAGCTATCCACAATAGCCTTTGCATTGCTGGATGTACAAATGACATCAGTAAGAGCCTTTATACCAGCTGAACAATTGATATAAGAGATTACTATATGATCGGGGTGCTGTTCGCGGAACTTTTTAAACAGCGGCGGTGGACAACTCTCACTTAAAGAGCAACCCGCTTTCAGATCGGGGATCACCACTTTCTTGGAGGGGTTGAGGATCTTGGCGGTCTCAGCCATAAAATGCACACCAGCAAACACTATCATGTCGGCATCTGTTTGTGCCGCCTTTTGCGCCAGCCCCAGGCTATCCCCAATATAATCGGCTATATCCTGAATATCTGGCTCCTGGTACAGGTGCGCCAGGATAATGGCGTTTTTTTCTTTTTTCAATTTTTCGATTTCTGCAAAAAGATCCAGCGTGGGGTCTATGTCCACATCCAAAAATCCTTTCTCTTGAACATCGTTAAATGCAGCTGTTAACATTTCCGTATCCATATAATAACTAATAATATTCTATAATTTTTAAATAAACCCTATTATTATTAGGGCTGTGGATTAGTGGATAACCTCGATTTTAATTTTTAGTACTTGCAAAATTGATGCAGTTATTCACACTTGTTCCCCAGTTGTTCACAGCAAAGGTATTAATCCATAGGGCATTAGGCGTGGTTTTTCACACAGATGTGAATTTGAGGGAAAGAATAAGTTTTTGAAATTTTGGTTTTTGCAAACATGTGAATTGAGGTCTAATAAATTGAGAGAAACACACAACCGGGAGGGGTTGATCGGTTGGTCGAAAATTTCTTTTCTAAGAATTCACGTTTCACTACCCGTTCCACAGGCAGTTATTCACATTTTAAGTGGGAAATCCACAGGGAAAGGTGAATTTTGAGAGTAGGACAGGAGCTCAAAACTTTAAAACGCTCTTAAAACTGTTATCCACGGTCTTGAATTCCCACTAAACCCTTGATTAATATGGTTTAGAGGGGTTTTCCACAATTTGTGGATATAGTCAATTCCCCTATTTTTGCCCACTACTATAAAATTAGAAACTCCACCTATGTCAGTCATTCAGCAAATTAGAGACAAGTATGCGCGTTGGGCAGTGGTTGCTATTGCCGTTTCGCTATTGGGTTTTATCATGATGGATGCCTTCTCGGGCCGCTCCGGATTTGGCCGTAAT
This genomic interval from Flavisolibacter tropicus contains the following:
- a CDS encoding aminotransferase class I/II-fold pyridoxal phosphate-dependent enzyme, with translation MELGALLQQKRDYFQDLMHQTKLKPLPSHGSYFQTYSYADVSNETEKVFAIRLTEQFGVATIPVSAFYQQEVNNQVLRFCFAKKEATLEAAVERLVKL
- a CDS encoding aminotransferase class I/II-fold pyridoxal phosphate-dependent enzyme; amino-acid sequence: MSSLAVKHNAINLGQGFPDFAMSEELIALVNEAMISGANQYAHMNGYLPLRETLAEKVQSLYHTIINPDTQITVTPGGTYALYTAMTTVLQPGDEVIVFEPAYDSYIPAIELNGAKAVTIELNFPDYSIDWNVVRSKLTDRTRMIVINSPHNPTGAVLSKQDIDELQAITKDTNILILSDEVYEHLIFDGLTHESILKYPALLERSFVCFSFGKVYHCTGWKMGYCISAPLLMQEFRKVHQFNCFSCDTPKQVALAHFLKRKRIIWN
- the nadA gene encoding quinolinate synthase NadA, yielding MDTEMLTAAFNDVQEKGFLDVDIDPTLDLFAEIEKLKKEKNAIILAHLYQEPDIQDIADYIGDSLGLAQKAAQTDADMIVFAGVHFMAETAKILNPSKKVVIPDLKAGCSLSESCPPPLFKKFREQHPDHIVISYINCSAGIKALTDVICTSSNAKAIVDSFPKDQKIIFAPDKNLGGWINRTTGRDMLLWNGACMVHEIFSLEKITRLKVRHPQAKLIAHPECEEPVLRIADFIGSTTQLLAYVKKSEEKEFIVATEAGIIHQMVKQAPGKTFIPAPPDNSCACNDCPHMKRNTLEKVYLCMKYEQPEVLMEESLRIQAKKSLDRMLEISEKAGLI
- a CDS encoding RidA family protein; the protein is MSSNRTNYSSGAKWEDIVGYSRAVKIGNVIEVTGTVAVDEHNQLIGEGDAYLQTKFILQKIESVLLQAGASLKDVVRTRMFVTDIAQWEAYGKAHGEVFKDIKPCTTMVEVSRLIAPEYLIEIEATAVLSNS